From a single Lolium rigidum isolate FL_2022 chromosome 7, APGP_CSIRO_Lrig_0.1, whole genome shotgun sequence genomic region:
- the LOC124675500 gene encoding pentatricopeptide repeat-containing protein At3g20730-like, with product MALVTGAVAPAAAFYYSLLQSCMNCLRQGRSIHGSLITSASPADLHLSTKLVIFYGKHGDVAAARRVFDGMPHRSVVSWTAMVSGYSRNGRPREALELFALMRASGVRPNQFTYGSVASACSASGCVRSGEQVHACVAKGRFAGDMFVQSALMDVHLRCGSVGDARRLFTEMERKDVVSWNALLRGFVERGHCSDALGLLSSMLREEMLPDHFTFGSALKACGAVSVLGNVELIHTCIIKLGYWGEKVVIGSLIDAYAKCRSMSSARVIYDSICEPDLVSSTALISGYSMDRNHTEDAMELFCNIHSRGLRIDGILLSSLLGLCANAASLSLGTQIHAYMCKKQPMGDVALDNALVDMYAKAGEFSDARRAFDEMPHRNVVSWTSLITAYGKNGFGGDAMSLFDRMLEDGVKPNDVTFLSLLSACGHSGLMSRGMEYFTSMMSKYGIDPRAEHYSSAIDLLGRGGQLEEAWKLVQNMDIEPNSSMLGAMLGACKAYGNMPLGETAAKNLFSIAPESSVNYAVLANMYAESNLWEDAQSTRKLMAETSSGKEAGCSII from the exons ATGGCGCTTGTCACGGGCGCCGTggcacccgccgccgccttctACTACTCTCTCCTCCAGAGCTGCATGAACTGCCTCCGGCAAGGCAGGTCCATCCACGGCAGCCTCATCACGTCCGCCTCCCCCGCAGACCTGCACCTCAGCACCAAGCTCGTCATCTTCTACGGCAAGCACGGCGACGTGGCCGCGGCCCGCAGGGTGTTCGACGGGATGCCGCACCGGAGCGTCGTGTCCTGGACGGCCATGGTCTCCGGGTACTCCAGGAACGGCCGGCCCCGGGAGGCGCTGGAGCTGTTCGCGCTCATGCGCGCCTCCGGGGTCCGGCCGAACCAGTTCACGTACGGGAGCGTGGCCAGCGCGTGCTCGGCTTCCGGGTGCGTGAGGAGCGGGGAGCAGGTGCACGCGTGCGTCGCCAAGGGGAGGTTCGCGGGGGACATGTTCGTGCAGAGCGCCCTCATGGACGTGCACCTCAGGTGCGGGTCCGTGGGCGACGCCAGGCGGCTGTTCACGGAGATGGAGAGGAAGGACGTGGTGTCTTGGAATGCCTTGCTCAGGGGTTTTGTGGAGCGTGGGCATTGCAGTGACGCTCTTGGGTTGTTATCATCGATGCTCAGAGAAG AAATGCTGCCCGACCATTTCACATTTGGAAGTGCTCTAAAGGCCTGTGGAGCAGTCAGTGTGCTTGGTAATGTGGAGCTGATTCACACTTGCATAATAAAGTTGGGCTACTGGGGCGAAAAGGTTGTTATTGGATCACTTATTGATGCTTATGCGAAATGCCGGAGCATGAGCAGCGCAAGAGTGATATATGACTCCATATGTGAACCAGACCTTGTGTCATCTACTGCGCTGATCAGTGGGTACTCCATGGATAGAAACCACACTGAAGATGCAATGGAGCTCTTCTGCAATATTCATAGTAGGGGTTTAAGGATTGATGGTATTCTGCTAAGCTCCTTGCTTGGCCTTTGTGCTAATGCGGCATCTCTCAGCTTGGGGACTCAGATTCATGCTTATATGTGCAAGAAGCAGCCTATGGGTGACGTAGCATTGGACAATGCTCTAGTTGATATGTATGCAAAGGCTGGAGAATTTTCAGATGCCAGGCGTgcttttgatgaaatgccccatagAAATGTGGTTTCATGGACTTCACTCATCACTGCCTATGGGAAAAATGGTTTTGGCGGGGATGCTATGAGCCTTTTCGATAGGATGCTGGAGGATGGTGTTAAGCCAAACGATGTGACATTCCTTTCTCTTCTGTCTGCGTGTGGCCATTCTGGTCTGATGAGCAGAGGAATGGAATATTTCACTTCTATGATGAGCAAGTATGGGATTGATCCAAGAGCGGAGCACTACAGTTCTGCTATCGACCTTCTTGGTCGCGGAGGTCAGTTGGAAGAGGCATGGAAGCTAGTTCAGAATATGGATATTGAACCCAACTCGTCAATGTTGGGTGCTATGCTTGGAGCTTGTAAAGCATATGGAAACATGCCTCTTGGTGAAACTGCAGCCAAGAATCTTTTCAGTATAGCTCCTGAGAGTTCTGTAAACTatgctgttcttgcaaacatgtaTGCAGAATCTAACTTATGGGAGGATGCTCAAAGTACAAGAAAATTGATGGCTGAAACATCTAGTGGAAAGGAAGCTGGTTGCAGTATCATATAA